One genomic region from Calditrichota bacterium encodes:
- a CDS encoding sigma-54-dependent Fis family transcriptional regulator: MQGKILVIDNERRMCHVLKSALEMDNHQVELAYDGEAGLKKFSQNEFDVVITDLKMPGQDGLAVLDQVKKISPQTEVILMTAYATAQTAVEAMRKGAYDYLIKPFDMIELKLKVKQILEKKNLATENVNLKERLRDKFSLDNIIGQSEAMQQVYRMVEKVAPTDATVLIRGESGTGKELIAQAIHQLSPRANATFMGVNCAALADTLLESELFGHEKGAFTGAERQKRGRFELAHGGTLFLDEIGDISLATQVKLLRVLQQKEIMRVGGEEVIPVDVRTIAATNRNLEEMMKNEQFREDLYYRLNVFPIQLPPLRERKEDTPDLIAHFLKKNNVPEDKIDAKTINALMKYDWPGNIRELENIVERMIIMAGDETITPELLPPHIKSFVPTGGTLTFDIPSEGISIDEVEKNLIYSALEKAGG, encoded by the coding sequence ATGCAGGGAAAAATTTTAGTCATTGACAACGAACGACGCATGTGCCACGTTTTAAAAAGCGCACTGGAAATGGACAATCATCAAGTGGAACTAGCGTACGATGGCGAAGCTGGTTTGAAAAAATTCAGCCAAAATGAATTTGATGTCGTGATTACGGATTTGAAGATGCCCGGACAAGACGGCCTGGCAGTATTGGATCAAGTAAAAAAAATCTCTCCGCAGACAGAAGTCATTTTGATGACTGCCTACGCCACAGCGCAGACCGCGGTAGAGGCGATGCGAAAAGGAGCGTACGATTATCTGATTAAACCGTTCGACATGATTGAGCTGAAGCTTAAAGTGAAACAAATTCTGGAAAAGAAAAATCTTGCCACCGAAAATGTCAATTTAAAAGAGCGGTTGCGCGATAAGTTTTCCCTGGACAATATCATTGGCCAGAGCGAAGCCATGCAGCAGGTCTATCGCATGGTGGAAAAAGTCGCGCCTACCGACGCGACCGTACTCATTCGCGGGGAGAGCGGAACAGGGAAAGAATTGATCGCTCAGGCGATTCATCAACTCAGTCCGCGCGCAAACGCCACATTCATGGGGGTAAACTGCGCTGCGTTGGCAGACACTTTGTTGGAGAGCGAACTTTTCGGACACGAAAAAGGCGCTTTCACCGGAGCGGAAAGGCAAAAACGGGGCAGGTTTGAATTGGCGCACGGCGGCACGCTTTTTCTTGACGAAATTGGCGACATTTCTCTGGCAACGCAGGTGAAATTGCTGCGCGTATTGCAGCAAAAAGAAATTATGCGCGTCGGTGGCGAAGAAGTCATTCCCGTTGACGTACGGACAATTGCCGCGACCAATCGCAATTTGGAAGAAATGATGAAAAACGAACAATTTCGCGAAGACCTCTACTATCGGCTGAATGTATTTCCCATTCAGTTGCCGCCGCTCCGAGAGAGGAAAGAGGATACCCCTGATTTGATTGCTCATTTTTTGAAAAAAAATAATGTTCCCGAAGATAAAATTGACGCGAAAACAATTAATGCTCTCATGAAATATGACTGGCCTGGCAATATTCGTGAACTGGAAAATATCGTCGAACGAATGATCATCATGGCGGGAGATGAAACCATTACCCCGGAACTGCTGCCGCCGCACA